Proteins co-encoded in one Candidatus Manganitrophaceae bacterium genomic window:
- a CDS encoding rhomboid family intramembrane serine protease: protein MIPIRDTIPSRTTPVMTWALIAINTAVFFYELSLSPAELEALFYRFGLVPARFSHPDWARLVGLPTDDYWPFLTSMFLHGGWLHLIGNMWALWIFGDNIEDQMGRRRFLAFYLLTGMIAGVVHGLMNIHSTMPTVGASGAIAGVFGAYFVLFPHSRVIVLFPIFFIPFFFELPAGFYLLFWYLSQLLGGTLAGIGPGGVGGVAFWGHVGGFASGMLLYRFFLLPDRDGPRRFERDEVGIEGSWAR, encoded by the coding sequence ATGATTCCGATCCGCGATACCATTCCGAGCCGGACGACGCCGGTGATGACTTGGGCGCTGATCGCCATCAACACCGCCGTCTTTTTCTATGAGTTAAGCCTCAGCCCGGCCGAGCTGGAGGCGCTCTTTTATCGGTTCGGCCTCGTTCCGGCGCGCTTCAGCCATCCCGACTGGGCGCGGCTGGTCGGATTGCCGACCGACGACTACTGGCCCTTTCTCACCAGCATGTTTCTCCATGGGGGATGGCTTCACCTCATCGGCAACATGTGGGCGCTCTGGATCTTCGGCGACAATATTGAGGACCAGATGGGGCGGAGGCGGTTTCTGGCCTTTTATCTTCTCACAGGAATGATCGCGGGGGTCGTTCACGGGTTGATGAACATCCATTCGACGATGCCGACGGTCGGCGCCTCGGGGGCGATCGCGGGGGTCTTCGGCGCTTACTTCGTCCTCTTCCCCCACTCCCGGGTGATTGTTCTCTTTCCCATTTTTTTTATTCCGTTCTTTTTTGAGTTGCCGGCCGGTTTCTATCTCCTTTTTTGGTATCTGAGCCAGCTGCTTGGCGGGACCCTCGCCGGAATCGGCCCCGGGGGGGTGGGGGGCGTCGCCTTTTGGGGGCATGTCGGCGGGTTTGCTTCGGGAATGCTCCTCTATCGTTTCTTTTTGCTTCCCGATCGAGATGGACCGCGGCGGTTCGAGCGGGATGAGGTGGGGATTGAGGGGAGCTGGGCGCGATGA
- a CDS encoding ester cyclase: protein MDKVERNMQLMKTLDDAWNAQDWATFEKRHAEKVAVYWPGKPEPTRGRHPHEVESIEFFKTFPDNHIENNPYKVLFGQGDWTCSVAKFTGTMKGPMKTPNGNVIPPTNKRFEVEFCTVAHWNDNGEIVEEKLFYDLVGLMQQIGLVGDKAKAA, encoded by the coding sequence ATGGACAAAGTTGAGAGAAACATGCAGTTAATGAAAACGTTGGACGATGCGTGGAACGCCCAAGATTGGGCGACGTTCGAAAAGCGCCATGCGGAGAAGGTCGCCGTCTACTGGCCCGGCAAGCCGGAGCCGACCCGCGGCCGACATCCGCATGAGGTAGAGTCGATTGAATTCTTCAAAACCTTTCCCGACAACCACATCGAGAACAATCCATATAAAGTTCTTTTCGGACAAGGCGACTGGACCTGTTCGGTCGCGAAGTTTACCGGCACCATGAAAGGACCGATGAAGACCCCCAACGGCAACGTCATCCCTCCGACGAATAAAAGATTTGAGGTCGAGTTTTGCACGGTCGCCCATTGGAACGACAACGGAGAGATCGTGGAGGAGAAGCTCTTCTATGATTTAGTCGGCTTAATGCAGCAGATCGGTCTGGTCGGAGATAAAGCAAAAGCGGCGTGA
- a CDS encoding ester cyclase — protein MSSVDENLEIVRQIDRAWNERDWSSFGRLHAEDVFVRFSNPKGITGRVAHLAEAQNFLSAFPDHQIDFPYLYLFGEGDLVCSVFKSSGVQSGPWKLPDGRLIPTTGKRLEMEMNIVSRVLDGEVAEKIVSYDMLGLLTRLGVIKLTEGTVKAA, from the coding sequence ATGAGCAGCGTCGATGAGAATCTTGAAATCGTTAGACAGATCGATCGGGCCTGGAACGAACGAGACTGGAGCAGCTTCGGGCGGCTTCATGCGGAAGATGTCTTCGTCCGGTTCAGCAACCCGAAGGGGATCACCGGCCGCGTTGCCCATCTCGCCGAGGCGCAGAATTTCCTCTCGGCATTCCCCGATCATCAAATCGATTTCCCTTATCTTTATCTTTTCGGAGAAGGAGACCTCGTCTGCTCGGTTTTCAAATCGAGCGGGGTGCAGTCCGGACCGTGGAAACTCCCCGACGGCCGTCTTATTCCAACCACAGGAAAGCGATTGGAGATGGAAATGAACATCGTCTCCCGAGTGCTGGACGGCGAGGTCGCCGAGAAGATCGTCTCCTATGACATGCTGGGGCTGCTGACGCGGCTCGGCGTCATCAAGCTGACCGAAGGAACGGTCAAGGCGGCGTAA
- the ygiD gene encoding 4,5-DOPA dioxygenase extradiol — MPEPMPVFFFGHGNPMNALQRNAYTKGWAAIGNEIPRPRAILSISAHWYLPGTAVTAMPNPRTIHDFGGFPRELYEVRYPAPGDPVLASLVQALLTPLPVARDNDWGLDHGTWSVLCHLFPKADLPVVQLQIDETEPAAFHYKMGQRLQPLREEGVLVIGSGNLVHNLHAYAWGRHVPEPYDWAVRFEKRARELMLAEADGPLIDYESLGGDARLSVPTPDHYLPLLYILGLRRPGEPVHFPVEGVDGGSVSMLTVRIG; from the coding sequence ATGCCAGAGCCGATGCCGGTCTTTTTCTTCGGACATGGAAACCCGATGAATGCGCTCCAACGAAACGCCTACACCAAGGGCTGGGCCGCGATCGGCAACGAGATTCCGCGGCCGCGCGCCATTCTTTCCATCTCCGCCCATTGGTACCTTCCCGGCACCGCCGTGACCGCCATGCCGAACCCGCGAACGATCCACGATTTCGGCGGCTTCCCGAGAGAGCTCTACGAGGTGCGCTATCCCGCCCCCGGCGATCCGGTCTTGGCCAGCCTCGTTCAAGCGTTGCTCACCCCCCTTCCGGTCGCGCGTGATAACGACTGGGGACTCGATCATGGGACTTGGTCGGTCCTCTGCCACCTCTTCCCGAAGGCCGATCTCCCGGTGGTCCAACTCCAGATCGACGAGACGGAGCCGGCCGCCTTCCACTACAAAATGGGACAGCGGCTCCAACCACTGCGGGAGGAGGGGGTTCTCGTGATCGGCAGCGGCAATCTCGTTCACAATCTCCATGCCTATGCCTGGGGTCGGCATGTCCCCGAGCCGTATGACTGGGCGGTCCGCTTCGAAAAAAGGGCGCGCGAGCTGATGCTGGCGGAAGCGGACGGTCCGCTGATTGACTATGAGTCGCTCGGAGGCGACGCGCGGCTCTCGGTGCCGACCCCCGACCACTATCTGCCGCTGCTCTATATCCTCGGGCTGCGCAGACCCGGCGAGCCGGTTCACTTTCCGGTAGAGGGGGTCGACGGCGGCTCGGTCTCGATGCTCACCGTCCGAATCGGATGA
- a CDS encoding aldehyde dehydrogenase family protein, giving the protein MAPNTGTLTAPHPYTHLDAQYINGHWRPGRHQGGLGTDLDPYTGDTLAEIALADRSDLDEAYQSAAKAQPAWAGALPGERSAVMRRAAMIMEARREEIVSWLIRESGSTRIKARLEWEAVHAVMLEAATLVYRVESRILPSDIPSKEGRAYRKPVGVVGVISPWNWPLQLSARSVCPALAVGNAVVVKPASDTPITGGLLLAKIFEEAGLPAGVLSVIIGPGNEIGDAFVTHPIPRVISFTGSTPVGRHIARLAAEAPIIKRVELELGGNGPFVVLEDADLNHVIDAAVFGKFLHQGQICMIVNRFIVDERLYDEFVEQFTDRVQHLKVGNPDEPDTMIGPIINQKQLDGLMEKIREARASTARQMLGGEPDGLTLPPHIFSEVTNEQRLAREEIFGPIAPIIRARGEEESLRIANDTEYGLSSAVFTRDLHRGVQFAQRIEAGMTHVNDQPVNDMPYNPFGGEKNSGIGRFNGDWAVQAFTTDHWITLQHAPRRYPLNANEIGGPWAGG; this is encoded by the coding sequence ATGGCACCGAATACCGGCACACTCACCGCGCCCCACCCCTACACCCATCTCGACGCTCAATACATCAACGGTCATTGGCGGCCGGGCCGCCATCAAGGTGGCCTTGGAACCGATCTGGATCCCTATACTGGCGATACGCTGGCCGAGATCGCCCTGGCCGATCGGAGCGACCTCGACGAAGCCTACCAATCTGCGGCAAAGGCGCAGCCGGCCTGGGCCGGCGCCCTTCCCGGAGAGCGGTCCGCGGTGATGCGCCGCGCCGCGATGATAATGGAAGCGCGCCGGGAAGAAATCGTGAGTTGGCTTATCCGGGAATCCGGCAGCACTCGAATCAAGGCCCGTCTCGAATGGGAAGCGGTGCACGCCGTGATGCTGGAAGCGGCCACATTGGTCTACCGCGTCGAGAGCCGCATCCTTCCGAGCGATATTCCGAGCAAGGAAGGTCGCGCCTATCGCAAGCCGGTCGGCGTGGTGGGGGTGATCAGCCCCTGGAACTGGCCGCTGCAGCTGAGCGCACGGTCGGTCTGCCCGGCGCTGGCGGTCGGCAACGCCGTCGTCGTCAAACCGGCGAGCGACACGCCGATCACCGGCGGATTGCTATTGGCCAAAATTTTCGAAGAGGCCGGCCTGCCGGCGGGGGTGCTGAGCGTCATCATCGGCCCCGGAAATGAAATCGGCGATGCGTTTGTCACCCATCCGATTCCGCGGGTGATCTCGTTCACCGGCTCCACCCCGGTCGGACGCCACATCGCCCGATTGGCCGCCGAAGCGCCGATCATCAAACGGGTCGAGCTCGAATTGGGCGGAAACGGCCCTTTTGTCGTCCTGGAAGACGCCGACCTCAACCATGTGATCGACGCCGCGGTCTTCGGCAAGTTTCTCCATCAAGGGCAGATCTGCATGATCGTCAACCGCTTCATCGTCGACGAGCGTCTTTATGACGAATTCGTGGAGCAATTCACCGACCGGGTGCAGCATCTGAAGGTCGGAAACCCGGACGAGCCCGATACCATGATCGGTCCGATCATCAATCAGAAACAGCTCGATGGATTGATGGAGAAAATTCGTGAGGCCCGCGCCTCGACCGCGCGGCAGATGCTCGGCGGCGAGCCCGACGGACTGACCTTGCCGCCGCACATCTTCTCCGAGGTGACCAATGAGCAGCGGCTCGCCCGCGAGGAGATCTTCGGACCGATCGCTCCAATCATTCGCGCCCGCGGCGAGGAGGAGTCGCTCCGGATCGCGAACGATACCGAGTACGGTCTCTCCAGCGCCGTCTTCACCCGGGACCTCCATCGCGGCGTTCAATTTGCGCAGCGGATCGAGGCCGGCATGACGCATGTGAACGACCAACCGGTGAATGATATGCCGTACAATCCGTTTGGCGGCGAGAAAAACTCCGGCATCGGCCGGTTCAACGGTGATTGGGCCGTTCAGGCCTTCACCACCGATCACTGGATCACCCTGCAGCACGCGCCGCGGCGTTACCCGCTCAATGCGAATGAGATCGGAGGACCCTGGGCGGGAGGATAG
- a CDS encoding DoxX family protein codes for MKDLGLLVLRFTAGGLLAGHGAQKLFGRFGGDGLDGTAGFLESIGFKPGRPWAILAGLSELGGGALTALGLGGPLGPIATLGSMAMATATVHRGKPIWATEGGAELPVMYMAAATAVALSGPGRYSLDRLLRINKVPRRLSFLALVATAAGIGFGLARQRRSAMADKQRAQKQPKQDTQKRRAA; via the coding sequence ATGAAAGATCTCGGTCTGCTGGTCCTGCGATTCACCGCGGGGGGATTATTGGCCGGGCATGGCGCACAAAAGCTCTTCGGCCGGTTCGGCGGAGATGGGTTGGACGGAACGGCCGGCTTTTTAGAATCGATCGGGTTTAAGCCGGGGCGTCCCTGGGCAATCCTGGCGGGTCTCTCCGAGCTCGGCGGCGGGGCCCTGACCGCGCTCGGCCTCGGCGGCCCGCTCGGTCCGATCGCCACCCTTGGATCGATGGCAATGGCGACCGCCACGGTGCACCGGGGAAAACCGATCTGGGCGACCGAAGGGGGGGCGGAGTTGCCGGTGATGTATATGGCGGCGGCGACCGCCGTCGCCCTCTCCGGACCGGGCCGGTATTCGCTTGATCGTCTCCTCCGCATCAACAAGGTGCCTCGACGGCTCAGCTTCCTGGCACTGGTTGCGACCGCGGCGGGGATCGGATTCGGCCTGGCCCGTCAGCGGAGGTCCGCGATGGCAGACAAACAGAGGGCGCAGAAGCAGCCGAAACAGGATACGCAGAAACGGCGGGCCGCCTAA
- a CDS encoding NADP-dependent oxidoreductase, with protein sequence MRAIAVDRFGDTPTLHDLPRPEPGEGEVLIAVRAAGVNPFDWKVIQAPMGDHFKYHFPFILGVDTAGVVERVGPGVNDLKVGEALFGMIRKPVFGEGTYAEYVTAPASVVAKKPASLTFEQAAAVPMPALTALTSVDTLQIGEGETLLIVGATGGVGSYAVQLAARRGAHVIATALTEDAEYMRDLGASETIDYRSTDLVEAVKGAHPDGIDALLDLVSDAEKFNRIAATLKKGGRLATTLYVADEEAFAAQGITAANIANQPSRPLLERLVQMIDAGKLTVPLQKIFPLEQAPAAIEQSRSGHVRGKRVLKIA encoded by the coding sequence ATGCGTGCAATTGCAGTCGACCGATTCGGCGATACGCCGACGCTCCATGATTTGCCTCGACCGGAACCGGGCGAAGGGGAAGTACTGATCGCCGTCCGGGCGGCCGGAGTCAACCCCTTCGATTGGAAGGTGATCCAGGCACCGATGGGAGATCATTTTAAGTACCACTTCCCTTTTATCCTCGGGGTCGACACCGCCGGGGTGGTCGAGCGGGTCGGGCCCGGCGTCAACGACCTGAAGGTGGGAGAGGCCCTTTTCGGGATGATCCGAAAGCCGGTTTTCGGCGAGGGAACCTACGCTGAGTATGTCACCGCCCCCGCTTCGGTCGTTGCCAAGAAGCCGGCGTCGCTCACCTTCGAGCAAGCCGCCGCCGTCCCGATGCCGGCCCTCACGGCGTTGACCTCCGTCGACACACTTCAGATCGGAGAAGGAGAGACACTCCTGATCGTCGGCGCCACCGGTGGGGTCGGCAGTTATGCCGTGCAGCTGGCGGCGCGCCGCGGCGCCCATGTGATCGCGACCGCGCTGACGGAGGATGCGGAGTACATGCGCGATCTCGGCGCTTCCGAAACGATCGACTATCGGTCAACCGATCTGGTGGAAGCGGTAAAGGGGGCGCATCCCGACGGCATCGACGCCCTCCTGGACCTCGTCAGCGACGCCGAAAAATTCAACCGGATCGCCGCAACCCTCAAGAAAGGGGGCCGCCTCGCGACGACCCTCTACGTTGCCGATGAGGAAGCGTTCGCCGCCCAGGGAATCACCGCCGCCAATATTGCCAATCAGCCGTCGCGCCCCCTGCTCGAGCGATTGGTCCAGATGATCGATGCCGGCAAGCTGACGGTGCCGCTTCAGAAAATCTTTCCGCTTGAGCAAGCGCCGGCGGCGATCGAGCAGAGCCGATCGGGTCATGTCCGGGGCAAGAGGGTGCTGAAAATCGCATAA
- a CDS encoding NAD(P)-binding domain-containing protein, whose protein sequence is MKPKIGIIGKGNVGSALGRGLERVGYPVQSVGHYLKEVEETAAWGEVVILAVPYAALDDTLNEIGKNVNGKTLVDVTNVVTPDYQLALGCTTSGAEELQKKVPSAKVIKAFNTVFAENISRGKVLDEPITLFAAGDDGESKATVLQMGRDIGFDPVDAGPLQNARWLETLGYFHIQLGYTLKMGPEVEFKLIR, encoded by the coding sequence ATGAAACCTAAAATTGGAATTATTGGAAAGGGGAATGTCGGCAGCGCGCTCGGGCGGGGGCTGGAGCGGGTGGGCTATCCGGTGCAGAGCGTCGGACACTACTTGAAGGAGGTAGAGGAGACGGCCGCCTGGGGCGAGGTGGTCATTCTCGCGGTGCCGTATGCCGCCCTCGACGATACCTTGAATGAAATAGGAAAGAACGTAAACGGGAAGACGCTGGTCGACGTGACGAACGTCGTCACCCCCGATTATCAGCTGGCGCTCGGCTGCACAACCAGCGGCGCGGAGGAGCTACAGAAGAAAGTCCCTTCTGCAAAGGTGATCAAAGCATTCAATACGGTGTTCGCCGAAAATATATCCCGTGGAAAGGTCCTGGACGAGCCGATCACCCTCTTCGCCGCGGGGGACGATGGAGAATCGAAGGCGACGGTCCTTCAGATGGGACGAGACATCGGGTTTGATCCGGTCGATGCCGGCCCGCTGCAGAACGCCCGGTGGCTGGAGACATTGGGCTACTTTCATATCCAGCTCGGCTATACGCTGAAAATGGGACCCGAGGTTGAGTTCAAGCTGATTCGATAG
- a CDS encoding Crp/Fnr family transcriptional regulator translates to MARKQLPSFDSKTFLAAVGSGKTVLKIQKKKNIFSQGDPADAVFYIQTGKVKLTVVSPKGKEAVIAVLGRSDFFGEGCLAGQLVRMAAAISMDECTVIRIEKETMIRVLHEEPTFSEFFISYLLSRNIRIEEDLVDQLFNSSEKRLARILLLLAHFGKDGKAEPVIPKISQEMLAEMVGTTRSRVSFFMNKFKKLGFIKYNGSLHVHSSLLNIVLHD, encoded by the coding sequence ATGGCGCGTAAACAACTTCCCTCTTTCGATTCCAAGACCTTTCTGGCTGCGGTCGGAAGCGGAAAAACAGTTCTAAAGATACAAAAGAAAAAGAACATCTTCTCTCAAGGGGATCCGGCCGATGCCGTCTTTTACATCCAGACGGGGAAGGTAAAGCTGACCGTCGTCTCCCCGAAGGGGAAAGAGGCGGTCATTGCGGTGCTGGGGAGGTCGGACTTCTTCGGCGAAGGGTGTCTCGCAGGGCAGCTCGTTCGGATGGCTGCCGCAATCTCGATGGATGAATGCACGGTGATCCGGATTGAAAAAGAGACGATGATCCGGGTGCTGCATGAGGAGCCGACCTTCTCGGAGTTCTTTATCTCGTATCTCCTCTCCCGCAACATTCGGATTGAGGAAGATCTGGTCGACCAACTTTTCAACTCCAGCGAGAAGCGCCTCGCTCGGATTCTCCTTCTGCTCGCCCATTTTGGAAAAGACGGTAAAGCGGAGCCGGTGATTCCAAAGATCAGCCAGGAGATGCTCGCCGAAATGGTCGGCACCACCCGGTCGAGGGTCAGCTTCTTTATGAACAAGTTCAAGAAGCTCGGCTTTATTAAATACAACGGCAGTTTGCATGTCCACAGCTCTCTGCTGAATATCGTCCTGCACGATTAG